In the genome of Trichomycterus rosablanca isolate fTriRos1 chromosome 24, fTriRos1.hap1, whole genome shotgun sequence, one region contains:
- the LOC134301964 gene encoding dual specificity calcium/calmodulin-dependent 3',5'-cyclic nucleotide phosphodiesterase 1B-like, protein MCVMAGLVNVSKDLLRAPISRLKRMLKQLDEDDVDFKELKKNVEFTASLLETLYTDRTNSSLDTDDELQSCDVVPMEVRDWLASTFTQRVQPISRRPEEKPKFRSIVHAVQAGIFVERMFRRVYSAAMPDQTAEVLNCLRDMDRWSFDVFALDSGTSGHALKTLFIELIVKHQLNSRFKVQDHFYFKSF, encoded by the exons atgtgtgtgatggcTGGGTTGGTGAATGTAAGTAAGGATCTACTTCGCGCTCCCATCAGCAG GTTGAAGCGGATGCTGAAGCAGTTAGATGAGGACGACGTGGattttaaagaactgaagaAGAATGTGGAGTTTACAGCATCGTTACTGGAGACGCTTTACACTGACAGAACAAa ttCGAGCCTCGACACAGATGATGAACTCCAGTCGTGTGATGTCGTTCCCATGGAGGTTCGTGATTGGCTGGCATCCACATTCACCCAGAGAGTTCAACCAATCAGCCGACGGCCGGAGGAGAAGCCGAAGTTCCGCAGTATCGTGCACGCGGTGCAGGCCGGGATCTTCGTCGAGAG gatgttTCGTAGAGTTTACTCAGCAGCCATGCCGGATCAGACTGCAGAAGTTCTGAACTGTTTACGG GATATGGACCGCTGGAGTTTTGATGTGTTTGCGCTGGACTCTGGAACTTCAGGTCACGCATTAAAAACTCTTTTCATTGAGCTGATCGTCAAGCACCAACTAAACAGCAGATTTAAGGTCCAGgatcatttttactttaaatcattttag
- the LOC134301963 gene encoding dual specificity calcium/calmodulin-dependent 3',5'-cyclic nucleotide phosphodiesterase 1B-like isoform X2: MEVRDWLASTFTQRVQPISRRPEEKPKFRSIVHAVQAGIFVERMFRRVYSAAMPDQTAEVLNCLRDMDRWSFDVFALDSGTSGHALKTLFIELIVKHQLNSRFKIPISCLMSFLSELERGYSKHMNTYHTHTHAADVTQTLHCLLLRTGVLNWLTELEVLACLVAAAIHDYEHTGTTNNFHVQTQSELAMIYNDRSVQESHHVSAAFKLLQDETMNIFINLTRQEWVDLRSLVIEMVLGTDMTFHVVQMKAMKSCIQQHDSIDKARALTLMLHAADISHPAKPWILHSRWIQALMEEFFIQGDKEAELELTVSPLCDRHNTPVPQSQISFIDFIVDPTFSLITDMAEKIVVPLLQNENPEEPQNSTRYRGLQWSGSELVSFKSTWRRHSEENKSRWREEINHGSSEQRDETELQKSSTTK, from the exons ATGGAGGTTCGTGATTGGCTGGCATCCACATTCACCCAGAGAGTTCAACCAATCAGCCGACGGCCGGAGGAGAAGCCGAAGTTCCGCAGTATCGTGCACGCGGTGCAGGCCGGGATCTTCGTCGAGAG gatgttTCGTAGAGTTTACTCAGCAGCCATGCCGGATCAGACTGCAGAAGTTCTGAACTGTTTACGG GATATGGACCGCTGGAGTTTTGATGTGTTTGCGCTGGACTCTGGAACTTCAGGTCACGCATTAAAAACTCTTTTCATTGAGCTGATCGTCAAGCACCAACTAAACAGCAGATTTAAG ataCCGATCTCGTGTCTGATGTCGTTTCTGTCGGAGTTGGAGCGAGGTTACAGCAAACACATGAACacgtatcacacacacacacacgctgctgaTGTTACACAAACCCTGCACTGCCTGCTACTGCGCACTGGAGTActg aACTGGTTAACAGAGTTGGAGGTGTTGGCGTGTCTTGTTGCTGCAGCAATTCATGATTATGAACACACTGGAACCACCAACAACTTCCACGTACAAACACA gtctgAGTTGGCAATGATCTATAATGATCGGTCGGTGCAGGAGAGTCACCACGTCAGTGCTGCATTCAAACTCTTACAGGATGAAACCATGAACATCTTCATCAACCTGACACGCCAGGAGTGGGT GGATCTGCGCTCCTTGGTGATCGAGATGGTTTTGGGAACAGATATGACATTTCATGTTGTGCAGATGAAGGCGATGAAGTCCTGCATACAGCAGCACGACAG taTTGATAAAGCTCGAGCTCTGACTCTGATGCTTCATGCTGCTGATATCAGTCACCCAGCAAAACCCTGGATCTTACACTCACGCTGGATTCAGGCACTGATGGAGGAGTTCTTCATtcag ggaGATAAAGAAGCAGAGCTGGAACTAACCGTTTCCCCCCTGTGTGATCGACACAACACCCCCGTCCCTCAGTCTCAGATCA GTTTTATAGATTTTATCGTGGATCCCACGTTCTCATTAATAACAGACATGGCAGAGAAGATCGTGGTTCCTCTGCTGCAGAACGAGAACCCTGAAGAACCTCAGAACAGCACCAGATACAG aggATTACAGTGGAGTGGATCTGAGCTGGTTAGTTTTAAGTCCACGTGGAGGAGACACAGTGAGGAGAACAAGAGCAGGTGGAGAGAAGAAATCAACCAcg gttCTTCTGAACAAAGAGATGAAACTGAATTACAGAAAAGTTCAACAACTAAATGA
- the LOC134301963 gene encoding histidine-rich glycoprotein-like isoform X1 has product MRTHTPHIHYTHTHPTYSLHTHTHTTYSLHTHTPHTHYTHTHTTYSLHTHTPHIHYTHTHTPHTHYTHTHTTYSLHTHTHTHHIFTTHTHTPHIHYTHTHTTYSLHTHTHTTYSLHTHTHHIFTTHTHTHHILTTHTPHIHYTHTHTTYSLHTHTPHTHYTHTHHIFTTHTHTHTPHTHYTHTHHIFTTHTHHIFTTHTHTPHTHYTHTHHIFTTHTHTTYSLHTYTPHIHYTHTHTHTPHTHYTHTHHIFTTHTPHIHYTHTHTHHILTTHTHTTYSLHTHIPHTHYTHTHHILTTHIHTTYSLHTHTPHIHYTHTHTHTTYSLHTHTHTPHIHYTHTPHTHYTHIYTHHIFTTHTHTTYSLHTHTTYSLHTHTHTHHIFTTHTHTTYSLHTPHIHYTHTSHIHYTHTPHTHYTHIYTHHIFTTHTHTHTHHIFTTHTHTHHILTTHTHTHTHYQAEQCVTMCERGSLLMKRWISSDCVFSGFIDFIVDPTFSLITDMAEKIVVPLLQNENPEEPQNSTRYRGLQWSGSELVSFKSTWRRHSEENKSRWREEINHGSSEQRDETELQKSSTTK; this is encoded by the exons atgcgcacacacacaccacatattcactacacacacacacaccccacatattcactacacacacacacacacaccacatattcactacacacacacacaccacatactcactacacacacacacacaccacatactcactacacacacacacaccacatattcactacacacacacacacacaccacatactcactacacacacacacacaccacatattcactacacacacacacacacacacaccacatattcactacacacacacacacaccacatattcactacacacacacacacaccacatattcactacacacacacacacacaccacatactcactacacacacacacacaccacatattcactacacacacacacacacaccacatactcactacacacacaccacatattcactacacacacacacacaccacatattcactacacacacacacaccacatactcactacacacatacacaccacatattcactacacacacacacacacacacaccacatactcactacacacatacacaccacatattcactacacacacacaccacatattcactacacacacacacacaccacatactcactacacacacacacaccacatattcactacacacacacataccacatactcactacacacatacacaccacatattcactacacacacacacacacacacacaccacatactcactacacacatacacaccacatattcactacacacacaccacatattcactacacacacacacacacacaccacatactcactacacacacacacaccacatattcactacacacacacataccacatactcactacacacacacacaccacatactcactacacacatacacaccacatattcactacacacacacacaccacatattcactacacacacacacacacacacaccacatactcactacacacacacacacacacaccacatattcactacacacacacaccacatactcactacacacacatatatacacaccacatattcactacacacacacacaccacatattcactacacacacacaccacatactcactacacacacacacacacacacaccacatattcactacacacacacataccacatactcactacacacaccacatattcactacacacacacatcacatattcactacacacacacaccacatactcactacacacacatatatacacaccacatattcactacacacacacacacacacacacaccacatattcactacacacacacacacacaccacatactcactacacacacacacacacacacacactaccaggcTGAACAGTGTGTCACAATGTGTGAGAGAGGATCACTGCTGATGAAACGCTGGATCAGCTCTGATTGTGTGTTTTCAGGTTTTATAGATTTTATCGTGGATCCCACGTTCTCATTAATAACAGACATGGCAGAGAAGATCGTGGTTCCTCTGCTGCAGAACGAGAACCCTGAAGAACCTCAGAACAGCACCAGATACAG aggATTACAGTGGAGTGGATCTGAGCTGGTTAGTTTTAAGTCCACGTGGAGGAGACACAGTGAGGAGAACAAGAGCAGGTGGAGAGAAGAAATCAACCAcg gttCTTCTGAACAAAGAGATGAAACTGAATTACAGAAAAGTTCAACAACTAAATGA
- the LOC134301965 gene encoding protein phosphatase 1 regulatory subunit 1A-like — protein sequence MDGSPRKIQFSVPLLDSHLDPEAAEQIRRRRPTPATLVASSDQSSPEIDEDRLPNQLYKQALLNSPGQKRRGVKGTPTMKELQFLVEHHLNQHHQHPAAADESSESCLSDTGGDAAAPEHHGSSTETAEEFEKLCCQMEEFSREHSSEAAEIESRFSQEKSDLQTTEPHTHTGQRSSVPSGSDQQH from the exons ATGGACGGATCACCACGAAAAATTCAGTTCAGCGTTCCTCTGCTCGACTCTCACCTGGATCCTGAAGCTGcagaacag ATCAGGAGGAGAAGACCGACTCCTGCCACGCTGGTGGCCTCCAGTGATCAATCATCTCCAG AAATAGATGAAGATCGACTCCCCAACCAACTCTACAAG CAAGCTTTGCTGAATTCACCTGGTCAGAAGCGGAGAGGAGTGAAGGGAACACCAACCATGAAGG AGTTACAGTTCCTGGTTGAACATCATCTGAACCAGCATCACCAGCATCCCGCCGCGGCAGACGAATCATCAGAAAGCTGTTTATCTGACACGGGCGGAGACGCCGCCGCCCCAGAGCATCATGGGAGTTCCACAGAGACGGCGGAGGAGTTTGAGAAACTGTGCTGTCAGATGGAGG AATTCTCCAGAGAACATTCATCAGAAGCAGCTGAGATCGAATCCCGTTTCTCTCAGGAAAAATCTGATCTTCAGACCACAGAacctcacacacatacag GTCAGAGGTCATCAGTTCCATCAGGATCAGATCAGCAGCACTGA
- the npffl gene encoding pro-FMRFamide-related neuropeptide FF like yields the protein MDASIWFLMFGVVLVAAGSAQSIMTEGETTLEENVLQTLVNEEQDDDVNDDRFLKMALHSLLHSVQRHARNPSVLHQPQRFGRGSRSDLPPEERIHSRDWEAVPGQIWSMAVPQRFGKK from the exons ATGGATGCGAGCATTTGGTTCCTGATGTTCGGTGTGGTTTTGGTGGCGGCTGGATCAGCTCAGTCCATCATGACAGAAGGAGAGACGACGCTGGAGGAGAACGTTCTCCAAACCCTG gTGAATGAGGAGCAGGACGATGATGTGAATGATGATCGTTTCCTGAAAATGGCACTTCATTCATTACTGCACAGTGTTCAGAGACACGCCCGCAACCCCTCAGTCCTGCACCAACCACAACG GTTTGGCCGCGGTTCTCGCTCTGATTTACCCCCGGAGGAGAGAATCCACTCCCGGGACTGGGAGGCCGTTCCTGGACAGATCTGGAGTATGGCGGTGCCACAGAGATTTGGCAAAAAATAG